A window of Piliocolobus tephrosceles isolate RC106 chromosome 13, ASM277652v3, whole genome shotgun sequence contains these coding sequences:
- the EIF4G2 gene encoding eukaryotic translation initiation factor 4 gamma 2 isoform X2 translates to MADPCRAEAVADRGTGISFLPSPPLPTPSINIILLKILRCQAAKVESAIAEGGASRFSASSGGGGSRGAPQHYPKTAGNSEFLGKTPGQNAQKWIPARSTRRDDNSAANNSANEKERHDAIFRKVRGILNKLTPEKFDKLCLELLNVGVESKLILKGVILLIVDKALEEPKYSSLYAQLCLRLAEDAPNFDGPAAEGQPGQKQSTTFRRLLISKLQDEFENRTRNVDVYDKRENPLLPEEEEQRAIAKIKMLGNIKFIGELGKLDLIHESILHKCIKTLLEKKKRVQLKDMGEDLECLCQIMRTVGPRLDHERAKSLMDQYFARMCSLMLSKELPARIRFLLQDTVELREHHWVPRKAFLDNGPKTINQIRQDAVKDLGVFIPAPMAQGMRSDFFLEGPFMPPRMKIDRDPLGGLADMFGQMPGSGIGTGPGVIQDRFSPTMGRHRSNQLFNGHGGHIMPPTQSQFGEMGGKFMKSQISLRPAQSFLMNKNQVPKLQPQITMIPPSAQPPRTQTPPLGQTPQLGLKTNPPLIQEKPAKTSKKPPPSKEELLKLTETVVTEYLNSGNANEAVNGVREMRAPKHFLPEMLSKVIILSLDRSDEDKEKASSLISLLKQEGIATSDNFMQAFLNVLDQCPKLEVDIPLVKSYLAQFAARAIISELVSISELAQPLESGTHFPLFLLCLQQLAKLQDREWLTELFQQSKVNMQKMLPEIDQNKDRMLEILEGKGLSFLFPLLKLEKELLKQIKLDPSPQTIYKWIKDNISPKLHVDKGFVNILMTSFLQYISSEVNPPSDETDSSSAPSKEQLEQEKQLLLSFKPVMQKFLHDHVDLQVSALYALQVHCYNSNFPKGMLLRFFVHFYDMEIIEEEAFLAWKEDITQEFPGKGKALFQVNQWLTWLETAEEEESEEEAD, encoded by the exons ATGGCCGACCCCTGCAGGGCCGAGGCTGTGGCGGACCGAGGCACGG GTATTTCATttctcccatcccctcccctccccaccccatctattaatattattcttttgaAGATTCTTCGTTGTCAAGCCGCCAAAGTGGAGAGTGCGATTGCAGAAGGGGGTGCTTCTCGTTTCAG tgcTTCTTCGGGCGGAGGAGGAAGTAGGGGTGCACCTCAGCACTATCCCAAGACTGCTGGCAACAG CGAGTTCCTGGGGAAAACCCCAGGGCAAAACGCTCAGAAATGGATTCCTGCACGAAGCACTAGACGAGATGACAACTCCGCAGCAAACAACTCCGCAAACGAAAAAGAACGACATGATGCAATCTTCAGGAAAGTAAGAGG caTACTAAATAAGCTTACTCCTGAAAAGTTTGACAAGCTATGCCTTGAGCTCCTCAATGTGGGTGTAGAGTCTAAACTCATCCTTAAAGGGGTCATACTGCTG ATTGTGGACAAAGCCCTAGAAGAGCCAAAGTATAGCTCACTGTATGCTCAGCTATGTCTGCGATTGGCAGAAGATGCACCAAACTTTGATGGCCCAGCAGCAGAGGGTCAACCAGGACAGAAGCAAAGCACC ACATTCAGACGCCTCCTAATTTCCAAATTACAAGATGAATTTGAAAACCGAACTAGAAATGTTGATG tctatgaTAAGCGTGAAAATCCCCTCCTCCCCGAGGAGGAGGAACAGAGAGCCATTGCTAAGATCAAGATGTTGGGAAACATCAAATTCATTGGAGAGCTTGGCAAGCTTGATCTTATTCACGAATCTATCCTTCATAAGTGCATCAAAACA cttttggaaaagaagaagagagtcCAACTCAAAGATATGGGAGAGGATTTGGAGTGCCTCTGTCAGATAATGAGGACAGTGGGACCTAGATTAGACCATGAACGAGCCAAG TCCTTAATGGATCAGTACTTTGCCCGAATGTGCTCCTTGATGTTAAGTAAGGAATTGCCAGCGAGGATTCGTTTCCTGCTGCAG gATACCGTAGAGTTGCGAGAACACCATTGGGTTCCTCGCAAGGCTTTTCTTGACAATGGACCAAAGACGATCAATCAAATCCGTCAAGATGCAGTAAAA GATCTAGGGGTGTTTATTCCTGCTCCTATGGCTCAAGGGATGAGAAGTGACTTCTTCCTGGAGGGACCGTTCATGCCACCCAGGATGAAAATAGATAGGGACCCACTTGGAGGACTTGCTGATATGTTCGGACAAATGCCAg gtAGCGGAATTGGTACTGGTCCAGGAGTTATCCAGGATAGATTTTCACCCACCATGGGACGTCATCGTTCAAATCAACTGTTCAATGGCCATGGGGGACACATCATGCCTCCCACACAGTCGCAGTTTGGAGAGATGGGAGGCAAGTTTATGAAAAGCCAG ATTAGCCTGAGGCCTGCTCAGTCTTTCCTAATGAATAAAAATCAAGTGCCAAAGCTTCAGCCCCAGATAACTATGATTCCTCCTAGTGCACAACCACCACGCACTCAAACACCACCTCTGGGACAG aCACCTCAGCTTGGTCTCAAAACTAATCCACCACTTATCCAGGAAAAGCCTGCCAAGACCAGCAAAAAGCCACCACCATCAAAGGAAGAACTACTTAAACTAACT GAAACTGTTGTGACTGAATATCTAAATAGTGGAAATGCAAATGAGGCTGTCAATGGTGTAAGAGAAATGAGGGCTCCTAAACACTTTCTTCCTGAGATGTTAAGCAAAGTAATCATCCTGTCACTAGATAGAAGCgatgaagataaagaaaaagcaagttCTTTGATCAGTTTACTCAAACAGGAAGGGATAGCCACAAGTGACAACTTCATGCAG GCTTTCCTGAATGTATTGGACCAGTGTCCCAAACTGGAGGTTGACATCCCCTTGGTGAAATCATATTTAGCACAGTTTGCAGCTCGTGCCATCATTTCAGAGCTGGTGAGCATTTCAGAACTAGCTCAACCACTAGAAAGTGGCAcccattttcctctcttcctactttGTCTTCAGCAATTAGCTAAATTACAAGATCGAGAATGGTTAACAGAACTTTTTCAACAAAGCAAGGTCAATATGCAGAAAATGCTCCCAG AAATTGATCAGAATAAGGACCGCATGTTGGAGATTTTGGAAGGAAAGGGACTGAGTTTCTTATTCCCACTCCTCAAACTGGAGAAGGAACTGTTGAAGCAAATAAAGTTGGATCCATCCCCTCAAACCatatataaatggattaaagataACATCTCTCCCAAACTTCATGTAGATAAAGGATTTGTGAACATCTTAATGACTAG CTTCTTACAGTACATTTCTAGTGAAGTAAACCCCCCCAGCGATGAAACAGATTCATCCTCTGCTCCTTCCAAAGAACAGTTAGAGCAGGAAAAACAACTACTTCTTTCTTTCAAGCCAGTAATGCAGAAATTTCTTCATGATCACGTTGATCTACAAGTCAGTGCCCTGTATGCTCTTCAGGTGCACTGCTATAACAGCAACTTCCCAAAAG gcatgttACTTCGCTTTTTTGTGCACTTCTATGATATGGAAATTATTgaagaagaagctttcttggcTTGGAAAGAAGATATAACTCAAGAGTTTCCGGGAAAAGGCAAGGCTTTGTTCCAG GTGAATCAGTGGCTAACCTGGCTAGAAACTGCTGAAGAAGAAGAATCAGAGGAAGAAGCTGACTAA
- the EIF4G2 gene encoding eukaryotic translation initiation factor 4 gamma 2 isoform X1 — protein MADPCRAEAVADRGTGISFLPSPPLPTPSINIILLKILRCQAAKVESAIAEGGASRFSASSGGGGSRGAPQHYPKTAGNSEFLGKTPGQNAQKWIPARSTRRDDNSAANNSANEKERHDAIFRKVRGILNKLTPEKFDKLCLELLNVGVESKLILKGVILLIVDKALEEPKYSSLYAQLCLRLAEDAPNFDGPAAEGQPGQKQSTTFRRLLISKLQDEFENRTRNVDVYDKRENPLLPEEEEQRAIAKIKMLGNIKFIGELGKLDLIHESILHKCIKTLLEKKKRVQLKDMGEDLECLCQIMRTVGPRLDHERAKSLMDQYFARMCSLMLSKELPARIRFLLQDTVELREHHWVPRKAFLDNGPKTINQIRQDAVKDLGVFIPAPMAQGMRSDFFLEGPFMPPRMKIDRDPLGGLADMFGQMPGSGIGTGPGVIQDRFSPTMGRHRSNQLFNGHGGHIMPPTQSQFGEMGGKFMKSQGLSQLYHNQSQGLLSQLQGQSKDMPPRFSKKGQLNADEISLRPAQSFLMNKNQVPKLQPQITMIPPSAQPPRTQTPPLGQTPQLGLKTNPPLIQEKPAKTSKKPPPSKEELLKLTETVVTEYLNSGNANEAVNGVREMRAPKHFLPEMLSKVIILSLDRSDEDKEKASSLISLLKQEGIATSDNFMQAFLNVLDQCPKLEVDIPLVKSYLAQFAARAIISELVSISELAQPLESGTHFPLFLLCLQQLAKLQDREWLTELFQQSKVNMQKMLPEIDQNKDRMLEILEGKGLSFLFPLLKLEKELLKQIKLDPSPQTIYKWIKDNISPKLHVDKGFVNILMTSFLQYISSEVNPPSDETDSSSAPSKEQLEQEKQLLLSFKPVMQKFLHDHVDLQVSALYALQVHCYNSNFPKGMLLRFFVHFYDMEIIEEEAFLAWKEDITQEFPGKGKALFQVNQWLTWLETAEEEESEEEAD, from the exons ATGGCCGACCCCTGCAGGGCCGAGGCTGTGGCGGACCGAGGCACGG GTATTTCATttctcccatcccctcccctccccaccccatctattaatattattcttttgaAGATTCTTCGTTGTCAAGCCGCCAAAGTGGAGAGTGCGATTGCAGAAGGGGGTGCTTCTCGTTTCAG tgcTTCTTCGGGCGGAGGAGGAAGTAGGGGTGCACCTCAGCACTATCCCAAGACTGCTGGCAACAG CGAGTTCCTGGGGAAAACCCCAGGGCAAAACGCTCAGAAATGGATTCCTGCACGAAGCACTAGACGAGATGACAACTCCGCAGCAAACAACTCCGCAAACGAAAAAGAACGACATGATGCAATCTTCAGGAAAGTAAGAGG caTACTAAATAAGCTTACTCCTGAAAAGTTTGACAAGCTATGCCTTGAGCTCCTCAATGTGGGTGTAGAGTCTAAACTCATCCTTAAAGGGGTCATACTGCTG ATTGTGGACAAAGCCCTAGAAGAGCCAAAGTATAGCTCACTGTATGCTCAGCTATGTCTGCGATTGGCAGAAGATGCACCAAACTTTGATGGCCCAGCAGCAGAGGGTCAACCAGGACAGAAGCAAAGCACC ACATTCAGACGCCTCCTAATTTCCAAATTACAAGATGAATTTGAAAACCGAACTAGAAATGTTGATG tctatgaTAAGCGTGAAAATCCCCTCCTCCCCGAGGAGGAGGAACAGAGAGCCATTGCTAAGATCAAGATGTTGGGAAACATCAAATTCATTGGAGAGCTTGGCAAGCTTGATCTTATTCACGAATCTATCCTTCATAAGTGCATCAAAACA cttttggaaaagaagaagagagtcCAACTCAAAGATATGGGAGAGGATTTGGAGTGCCTCTGTCAGATAATGAGGACAGTGGGACCTAGATTAGACCATGAACGAGCCAAG TCCTTAATGGATCAGTACTTTGCCCGAATGTGCTCCTTGATGTTAAGTAAGGAATTGCCAGCGAGGATTCGTTTCCTGCTGCAG gATACCGTAGAGTTGCGAGAACACCATTGGGTTCCTCGCAAGGCTTTTCTTGACAATGGACCAAAGACGATCAATCAAATCCGTCAAGATGCAGTAAAA GATCTAGGGGTGTTTATTCCTGCTCCTATGGCTCAAGGGATGAGAAGTGACTTCTTCCTGGAGGGACCGTTCATGCCACCCAGGATGAAAATAGATAGGGACCCACTTGGAGGACTTGCTGATATGTTCGGACAAATGCCAg gtAGCGGAATTGGTACTGGTCCAGGAGTTATCCAGGATAGATTTTCACCCACCATGGGACGTCATCGTTCAAATCAACTGTTCAATGGCCATGGGGGACACATCATGCCTCCCACACAGTCGCAGTTTGGAGAGATGGGAGGCAAGTTTATGAAAAGCCAG GGGCTAAGCCAGCTCTACCATAACCAGAGTCAGGGACTCTTATCCCAGCTGCAAGGACAGTCGAAGGATATGCCACCTCGGTTTTCTAAGAAAGGACAGCTTAATGCAGATGAG ATTAGCCTGAGGCCTGCTCAGTCTTTCCTAATGAATAAAAATCAAGTGCCAAAGCTTCAGCCCCAGATAACTATGATTCCTCCTAGTGCACAACCACCACGCACTCAAACACCACCTCTGGGACAG aCACCTCAGCTTGGTCTCAAAACTAATCCACCACTTATCCAGGAAAAGCCTGCCAAGACCAGCAAAAAGCCACCACCATCAAAGGAAGAACTACTTAAACTAACT GAAACTGTTGTGACTGAATATCTAAATAGTGGAAATGCAAATGAGGCTGTCAATGGTGTAAGAGAAATGAGGGCTCCTAAACACTTTCTTCCTGAGATGTTAAGCAAAGTAATCATCCTGTCACTAGATAGAAGCgatgaagataaagaaaaagcaagttCTTTGATCAGTTTACTCAAACAGGAAGGGATAGCCACAAGTGACAACTTCATGCAG GCTTTCCTGAATGTATTGGACCAGTGTCCCAAACTGGAGGTTGACATCCCCTTGGTGAAATCATATTTAGCACAGTTTGCAGCTCGTGCCATCATTTCAGAGCTGGTGAGCATTTCAGAACTAGCTCAACCACTAGAAAGTGGCAcccattttcctctcttcctactttGTCTTCAGCAATTAGCTAAATTACAAGATCGAGAATGGTTAACAGAACTTTTTCAACAAAGCAAGGTCAATATGCAGAAAATGCTCCCAG AAATTGATCAGAATAAGGACCGCATGTTGGAGATTTTGGAAGGAAAGGGACTGAGTTTCTTATTCCCACTCCTCAAACTGGAGAAGGAACTGTTGAAGCAAATAAAGTTGGATCCATCCCCTCAAACCatatataaatggattaaagataACATCTCTCCCAAACTTCATGTAGATAAAGGATTTGTGAACATCTTAATGACTAG CTTCTTACAGTACATTTCTAGTGAAGTAAACCCCCCCAGCGATGAAACAGATTCATCCTCTGCTCCTTCCAAAGAACAGTTAGAGCAGGAAAAACAACTACTTCTTTCTTTCAAGCCAGTAATGCAGAAATTTCTTCATGATCACGTTGATCTACAAGTCAGTGCCCTGTATGCTCTTCAGGTGCACTGCTATAACAGCAACTTCCCAAAAG gcatgttACTTCGCTTTTTTGTGCACTTCTATGATATGGAAATTATTgaagaagaagctttcttggcTTGGAAAGAAGATATAACTCAAGAGTTTCCGGGAAAAGGCAAGGCTTTGTTCCAG GTGAATCAGTGGCTAACCTGGCTAGAAACTGCTGAAGAAGAAGAATCAGAGGAAGAAGCTGACTAA